The genomic stretch ATGCGCATGATGACAAAGCAAATACATTAATTCTGTTGGAACAACATGGCCATACTACTATTATGAATCAAACCAGCCATCCAATGTCAGAAACTCCTACATAACAAGCTTCTTCACGAGGGCACAGCTCTTTCATGATTATCTGGCTTGTTACCATCATGATATCCATAATTCAACAAGTTCAGAAATAGTGTTTCTTCAGAACTCTATCCCAACCCTGAACCTAGGACAGGTTATGTGTACCCAGCCTATCCATGCTGTGTGTAGGCTAGAATACATCCCGAACTAATCTCATTTAAGTCGAGTCCCTGATTTTTCAGGCTAAATTGTGATCTCTAACTTGGATGCTACAGACaattctgtgtgtgtgtggtggTGATTCTACTTTGCAGTAAAATTTAATAGAATATGGCGCAACATCAGCAAGGATATTTGCTAAATCTTGTTCATTTACTTTTCCAGCCAGGGCCTCGCGATGgatccatccagtgctacatcaAGAGGGATAAATCTAATTTGACATACCATCTTTTCCTTTGTCTTAGCCCTGGTAAGCATTTTGTTCAAACCCTTCAATCAAGTTTGCTGAAATTGATGCTGTTAGTTTCtttgtatttatctttttcaagCCAGCAGTCTGTGTATGGGTTTGTGCAGTTTTAGCCAAATACACTGATAAAACAGATCACGGTAGGATTTACAGCAATGGTGTGTTGAGGAATAACTTTGTGCGATAGTTTAATTCTGTGTCCAAATGCTCATTCTGGGATATGCATGCATCAATACATTTAATTTTGTAAGCAAGGTCATCGTACCATGAATTTGTTCACGGTTTAGTTTAATCTAATTGCTTTACCTACTTCgagaatttcaaaaaattgccaCTACTTATTGCATATTGTCTAAGGTTGATAACTTATCAATTTATAAATAGGTAACTCCAATTACAGTAGTTGGTTTATTGTAAAAGACGcaattagaattcatatttCTTCTGCATTGATGATGGTCTTTAATTCATGATCAAGAAAAACTGTTCATATGATTAAGCTAGATTCTCAATTCTCTAGACGATGTAACCAACCCCAATTTGACATTTGGGCAATAGAAAATTGATTAGCCAAAATATAGTCCAAAAAACCTGGACTTTCTTCGTCTACGTCATCacagtcattttctttttttgtaattcCATTGCTAAATGTCTCATTTTGTATGCACAAAAATGTAGACAAGTCTGTCTTTATTCTTGTGCCAAGTGAAACATTGGCGCTTCTCTTATTTTGTAAGCCTTTGTTTTCTATCACTACCACTTTACCTtctgattttgtttttctttcttcatgtctaatttttttccttttgacttGGGATCTTCAAATAATCAAATGCCActccttttctttatttatctcCATGAATCCATTAATTGGCAGCCATTAGGGTGctcttttgtttccttttatcACAACTAATGTCAGTATTGTATGAATCAAGGATGATTTGTCATTTGCAATTTTCTTGTTAGTACTAAAactgtatatatttttctacatttcATCGATCTGTTCCTAATTTTTGCAGCTTTGCTAGTTGAGAATGGGAAATTCCTTCTTTCTGCAAAGAGAACCCGGCGAACCACTTGCACTGAATATGTTATCTCTATGGATGCTGAAAACATCTCAAGATCTAGCAGCACGTACATTGGAAAGCTGAGGTAATATCAAAGGCGTTCTATTCTGTATGTTCTGTACCCTGCTTATTTGGTGTTATTTGTTTCGAGCCAATCGAAGGTCTACAAATCTGTTATCTTGGGTTTCCTTATCCCTGGATCACAAGCATTCTTCCCATACCGTTCATGAGAGGATAGAATACGACAATTATTCCATCTCTTCTTGGTTAATAGATTTTATTGGGTACTTGTTAAGTGAATGCTTTTAACAAATGAAAATACCTCGATAAGCAACCAATTCTATAAACTGATGTGTTTATTATCTTGGATTAAACATCTGCCATTCATCTGGGTGCTCTTGTTCCTTCTTGATTTTGATCAGATGCCTGAAAACTGCATTTACTTGTCTCAGGTCAAATTTTCTCGGTACAAAATTCGTCGTATACGACACACAGCCTCCATATTCGGGCGCCCTTGTACCCTCTTCAGGACGAAGCAGCCGGAGATTCTACTCCAAAAAAGTATCCCCTAAAGTCCCAACCGGTAGCTATAGCATAGCCCAGGTCAAATACGAGCTGAATGTGCTTGGCACGCGAGGTCCACGAAGAATGCACATCGTCATGCACTCGATCCCTGCCTCAGCACTCGATGCAGGGGGCACAGTACCCGGCCAACCCGAGCTTCTCCCCCGGCCCCTGGAGGACTCATTCCGGAGGAGCATCTCCTTCTCCTCCAAGTCTCTGGGCCAGTCGGCAGACTTCAGCAGCGCAAGGTTTGCCGAAATCATCAGTTCATGCAACCAGCAGGAGGAGGATGGCAAGGTGAAGCCGTTGGTACTAAAAAACAAGGCCCCAAGGTGGCACGAGCAGCTGCAGTGTTGGTGCCTCAACTTTCGGGGGCGGGTGACGGTTGCATCTGTCAAGAACTTCCAGTTGATTGCGGCTGCTGCTGGGCCGCCGGCGCCGCCTTCTCAGCCGCCCCAGTCCGAGCACGACAAGGTCATCCTGCAGTTCGGTAAGGTGAGCAAGGACATGTTCACCATGGATTATCGCTACCCGCTCTCTGCGTTTCAGGCTTTTGCAATCTGCTTGAGCAGCTTTGACACCAAGCTTGCCTGTGaataataaacaaagaagaagacgaagcacacaagatatatatagaGTAGGATGATATGCTTCTTTCTTACACTTTTGCTGCTTATTCGTTTGATACTGTAGGCGATGTCTCAccaatatgatgatgatgatgttgttgttgttgttgttgttgtaaaacTCAGATTGTAATAGCTAGCTAGCCTGGCTGCCCTTTGGATAATGAACATGGCCAGCCTCCCTCTGCAAGCCCATAGCATGTTTGAATTCTGCCCTTAATTCGAAAGGACCGTATTCCATCTAACAATTGATTGCCCAGTAACAATCAAATGATCAATGGTTAAAAGGTCCAATTTTAGAACATTCTATATAATCACATCTAAGATACTTAGAAAAGAAGACATCCTCCAAAAGCACAAGAAACTTCCAGAGAAATTCGAGATTTTTcacaacaataaaaattagaaaaaaaaaaagagaggaaatgtGAAAGCTTCCAATAAACGTGCCTTTGACTTCTCTCAGCAATtaattctttccttttctttccctATCTCCCTCTGCTgtcctcttttattttttttaaggggtGTCAAAGCTGTAAAGCTAATGAGAAGGTTAAAACAGGGAAAATTCTAGGGTACCCTAGAGTGTATTTACAGACACAGTACAAAcagtttttatataatatattttgtctTGGAGACAAAGTGAccattttactttaaaaatagttaaataagttaatgaattttaagaATTTAGGTGACATAAgttattgtaatttaaaaatacacaaattacaattctattttttttaaatctaaatttgGAGCCTGATTTAGGAGTTTATCACAAGTTACTAATAATGGGCACCccaaaattttacttatttataaatatatctctAAGATCTTTTTCGAAAATAATTTATCACAATATAGTATGtatcatattatatttttttatacatcaaaatataagaattaaattaatttaaaaatgtaggTGGgtagtataattgaaataacgaaaaatttaagttgttacgttgaaaaaatatgttaaaatataaaaattaaattaatttaaaaatataaatttaatagtgtaattaaaataaaaaaaatcaaataattataaaaaaaatttgtaaaatatatgAGTTTAGTCCTGACAAAAAGTTCAGAATGAGACATACTTAATTAGGCCCTGTttggaatgaatgaatgaaatttATTTCCAATTCCAACCTTAGGAGAGGCTAGTGATATCCACAGCATCAGCAGTTACGCCATTCATTTCATCACGTCAAACCCTACAAATTTcagtttctttttaattaataataataagtagaaaaatatattaaattaaaatgagaCAGACAGAGACAGACATGGTGGCATGTAAGTAACAACAccttatgaataaaataaaataaaataaaacacccAAACAATTGCTGAAACAGTTGGCTAATCCAAGTAATAAATACGGTCTACCCttctacatacatacatacatacatacatatattccCATTAACATTGCTTTGCTACCCtatcactctctttctctctctctctctctctctctctccttctttcgGTTGTCTTGGATTTTCGTCATACCAAAGGAAGGCGAGGAGGTTTTCTTTTCTATCCTTGGCTAGGGTTCCGTTTCTGTGctatacatatatgcatatgcGAATATCATTTTGCTTCTGGAGCTTCTCGTTGTATGCGTATGTTATCAGGGTATTCCATTTCACTCCTTGACTTGGTCTGCTTTTGGCTCTTTGTCTTGTCTTCTGGGTGGATTTTCTTTTGGGTTGTTTGCATTTGGTTTAATTCTGAGATCTGTTTAAGAGTTTCgcaaagttttctcttttttcgtTGCTTGAGCTTGAAGCTAATCAGTTCTCAAGTAGGTGGGTGGGTGATCTGGGTGTTGTGTGTTCTTCCTGTATTTGCGTTTGAAAAGAATTTCATGGGTTTTATTTATGCTTTTCGGTATGAACGGGATTGAATTGTATATGGGCATGAAAGTTCTTTGATCTGGATATTCAAAACGTACCCGTATGGTTTTCCTGGTTGATTGTAtgttgtttttgagtgttcttCTTCTGGGTTTCGAAAAGTTCGCTCATTTGGGGTTATTTGCTGATGAATCTGGTCGGATGCTGATTTTGGAATTGTAAGGGCTCGAGGTTTTTATCTGGGGTACAATAAATTTGTGGGCTTTTGTTTGGTTTGGTCAAATTATAACTGGTTTTGAAATTCTTGAGTTTGGTCCTCACTATTTATGATAATCATAAATTTCGTTCGAGTCATTTCTGGTGTTGTGCTCATTTCATGATTTGTTTGGACCTGAAGGCTCTAGGGGCTTTATTTGTATCTGGGCAGCTTCAAGTGGCAGTTACTGCCAAACAATAGGTGGTTTTATGGCTATTTCCTGAGTTGAAGTGAGTTGGTGCTTCTAGGGGATTTTGTTGCTTGGAAATGCCTTCTACGGATCAGCAAGGCTCTTCTGTTCCTTTTGCCTCCTTTCGCCGTGCAATTTTAGGGATTAGGAATGATCAGGTTCATTCCTTGGAAATGAACCAGGAATCTGATTCCCCAGACTTGGAGCTCGAATCTTTCCAGAAGCTTGTCTATGATCGATTTTATGATCTTTCAACTGTTGCTGCCGATGAGTTTCTCACTGCTAGATGGATAATGAAGGTACTGGAGGCTTTTGTTGGTTGTCAAGAAGAGTTTAGGGTCATTTTGTGCAACAGGGGAGCTTGGCTTTCTAAACCTCCATTGGACAAGTTTGTTTCTGACTTCTTTGAGAAAAGCATTAAGGCTCTTGATATTTGTAATGCAACTCGGGAAGGGATTGAGAAGATTCGACTGTGGCAGAAGCAGTTGGAGATTGTCCTCTGCGCATTGGGTTCTCAGCAGAGGATGATTGGTGAGGGTCAATTCCGTCGTGCAAGGAAGGCTTTGATGGATTTGGCACTTTTAATGTTGGATGACAAGGAAACTGGATATTCTGTTTCCCACCGGAACCGGTCTTTTGGGCGTCATAACACCAGCAGGGATCACCACCGTCATCGCTCTGGTCACTCGCGATCTCTTTCTTGGAGTGTCTCTCATTCTTGGTCAGCAGCTAAGCAGCTACAATCTTTTGCAAACAATCTGGCCCCACCGCGTGCAAATGAGATTGTGGCTACCAATGGGCTTGCTGTCCCTGTCTTTACCATGAGTTTCGTGCTCATGTTTGTCTTGTGGATTCTGGTTGCTGCAATCCCTTGTCAAGATCGGAGCCTCCAGATTCATTTTTCGATCCCTCGGCAATACCCATGGGGTGCCCCATTGCTTTTGCTTCATGACAGGGTTATGGATGAAGCTAAGAAGCGTGACCGTCGGAATTCTAGTGTGCTGTTGAAGGAGGTATATGAGATCGACAAATGCATTCGTCACATGTCAGACTTGGTAGATTCAGTTCATATCCCATTGACTGAGCAGCAGAAGGAAGAGCTGCAAAAAGGAGTGCAGGAGCTTGCTGTGGCTTTTGATGCTTGTAAGAATGGATTGGATCCATTGGAGCCGGAAGTGAGGGAAGTGTTTCGTAAGATCATGAGCTGCCGAATTGAGGGTCTTGAACTGTTTAACAGGGGAAGCCCTGCTGGTTGATTTGAATTTGTTGGACAGCTATAGAAGATCAAAtgtcaacaaaaaaaaaaaaaagaagaaaaagtttgtGGTGTTAGTTTAAAATTTGCTTGCCAATGCTAGCCTATaggaaagacaaaaaaaaaaaaaaaaaaaaaaaaaggcctgAGAAGGAGGACGGCAAGAATAAAAGACTTGCCAGGTAAACTTCTTGTATTTATCAGTCTGTAGAgaatctccctttttttttttggttcttttttcttttattggaGTGCCTTTTCTAATGGTTTGTTGTCAGACCTTACTTAGTTTTGTGTACTTCATTTGTTCTGTTTGCTATGGTCTGGagattcattttcatatttggtttacatatttatttgttttctattgttcatatataaatacagtTTCTTtatatgtttttctttcattttccgaATTTATGATTCACTATGACTGTGAAAGCCTTCTTATTAAGCTGCATATGCAGACTCACACAGTATTATACACTTCAGAGACATTGACCTCCATCTTTGTGTTCTGCTTGCTATTTCATGTTTGAATCACATTTATTCTTCATTAGATGCTGCACTGTTGTATTTCTTTTCCCCTTTTACTATGGCAATGTAAATGTTGATCTGTGTTTTAGCCCTTCATTAGATCAAATGTGTAGAGATATTAAACAACAGGATTGGGGTGGGGGATAGGTTCAATTTTCCATAAGAGTACTCCTAATTATAGTGTGTGCACTGGGTAATATGACTTTTGGATAGCCACACAGGGCACT from Diospyros lotus cultivar Yz01 chromosome 9, ASM1463336v1, whole genome shotgun sequence encodes the following:
- the LOC127810541 gene encoding protein ROH1-like; amino-acid sequence: MPSTDQQGSSVPFASFRRAILGIRNDQVHSLEMNQESDSPDLELESFQKLVYDRFYDLSTVAADEFLTARWIMKVLEAFVGCQEEFRVILCNRGAWLSKPPLDKFVSDFFEKSIKALDICNATREGIEKIRLWQKQLEIVLCALGSQQRMIGEGQFRRARKALMDLALLMLDDKETGYSVSHRNRSFGRHNTSRDHHRHRSGHSRSLSWSVSHSWSAAKQLQSFANNLAPPRANEIVATNGLAVPVFTMSFVLMFVLWILVAAIPCQDRSLQIHFSIPRQYPWGAPLLLLHDRVMDEAKKRDRRNSSVLLKEVYEIDKCIRHMSDLVDSVHIPLTEQQKEELQKGVQELAVAFDACKNGLDPLEPEVREVFRKIMSCRIEGLELFNRGSPAG
- the LOC127810349 gene encoding tubby-like F-box protein 8 isoform X1, which gives rise to MSFRSIVRDVRDSFGSFSMRHFDARLPGNHRGKTHVSFHELEDQYLVTENSQWANLPMELLCDVIKRLEESESTWPARKHVVACAAVCRSWRSMCKEIVRSPEFCGKLTFPISLKQPGPRDGSIQCYIKRDKSNLTYHLFLCLSPALLVENGKFLLSAKRTRRTTCTEYVISMDAENISRSSSTYIGKLRSNFLGTKFVVYDTQPPYSGALVPSSGRSSRRFYSKKVSPKVPTGSYSIAQVKYELNVLGTRGPRRMHIVMHSIPASALDAGGTVPGQPELLPRPLEDSFRRSISFSSKSLGQSADFSSARFAEIISSCNQQEEDGKVKPLVLKNKAPRWHEQLQCWCLNFRGRVTVASVKNFQLIAAAAGPPAPPSQPPQSEHDKVILQFGKVSKDMFTMDYRYPLSAFQAFAICLSSFDTKLACE
- the LOC127810349 gene encoding tubby-like F-box protein 8 isoform X2 — protein: MDAENISRSSSTYIGKLRSNFLGTKFVVYDTQPPYSGALVPSSGRSSRRFYSKKVSPKVPTGSYSIAQVKYELNVLGTRGPRRMHIVMHSIPASALDAGGTVPGQPELLPRPLEDSFRRSISFSSKSLGQSADFSSARFAEIISSCNQQEEDGKVKPLVLKNKAPRWHEQLQCWCLNFRGRVTVASVKNFQLIAAAAGPPAPPSQPPQSEHDKVILQFGKVSKDMFTMDYRYPLSAFQAFAICLSSFDTKLACE